From the genome of Azospira restricta, one region includes:
- a CDS encoding DUF1289 domain-containing protein — MSVASPCINVCRMDAANALCVGCFRTLDEIARWSRISDDDRRAILAAVEQRRVGRVPAGAPVCGDGER; from the coding sequence ATGAGCGTCGCCTCGCCCTGCATCAACGTCTGCCGGATGGACGCCGCGAACGCGCTGTGCGTCGGCTGCTTCCGCACGCTCGACGAGATCGCGCGCTGGAGCCGGATCTCCGACGACGACCGGCGGGCGATCCTCGCCGCCGTCGAGCAGCGGCGCGTCGGGCGTGTCCCCGCGGGGGCGCCGGTTTGCGGCGACGGCGAACGCTAA
- a CDS encoding hydroxymethylglutaryl-CoA lyase — MSLPRSVKIVEVGPRDGLQNEKQLVPTAVKVELIERLADAGLPAVEATSFVSPKWVPQMGDNAEVMRTIRRKDGVAYPVLVPNLKGFDAAVEAGATEVAIFGAASEAFSQKNINCSIAESLKRFEPVVSAALALDLKVRGYVSCVVGCPYEGAVAPQKAAEVAQRLFEMGCYEVSLGDTIGVGNPASVQRMIEACARQVPMARLAGHYHDTYGMAIANIYASLQLGMRVFDSSVAGLGGCPYAAGASGNVATEDVVYLLNGLGIDTGIDMDKLLAAGQFILQHLGREPAAKAARALLAKRGAATA, encoded by the coding sequence ATGAGTCTGCCGAGAAGCGTCAAGATCGTCGAGGTCGGCCCGCGCGACGGCCTGCAGAACGAGAAGCAGCTGGTGCCGACCGCGGTCAAGGTCGAACTGATCGAGCGTCTCGCCGACGCTGGCCTGCCGGCAGTCGAGGCGACCTCGTTCGTGTCGCCGAAGTGGGTGCCGCAGATGGGCGACAACGCCGAGGTGATGCGGACGATCCGCAGGAAGGACGGCGTCGCCTACCCGGTGCTGGTACCGAACCTGAAGGGCTTCGATGCCGCGGTCGAGGCCGGCGCGACCGAGGTCGCGATCTTCGGCGCGGCATCGGAAGCCTTCTCGCAGAAGAACATCAACTGCTCGATCGCGGAGAGCCTGAAGCGCTTCGAGCCGGTCGTCTCGGCAGCGCTGGCGCTCGACCTGAAGGTGCGCGGCTACGTCTCCTGCGTCGTCGGCTGCCCGTACGAGGGCGCGGTGGCGCCGCAGAAGGCGGCCGAGGTCGCGCAACGGCTGTTCGAGATGGGCTGCTACGAGGTCTCGCTCGGGGACACCATCGGCGTCGGCAACCCGGCCTCGGTGCAGCGCATGATCGAGGCCTGCGCGCGGCAGGTGCCGATGGCCAGGCTCGCCGGCCACTACCACGACACCTACGGGATGGCGATCGCCAATATCTACGCTTCGCTGCAGCTCGGCATGCGCGTCTTCGACAGCTCGGTCGCCGGCCTCGGCGGCTGCCCGTACGCCGCTGGCGCGTCGGGGAACGTTGCCACCGAAGATGTCGTCTACCTGCTCAATGGACTCGGCATCGACACGGGAATCGATATGGACAAGCTGCTGGCCGCCGGCCAGTTCATCCTGCAGCATCTCGGCCGCGAGCCCGCCGCGAAGGCGGCGCGCGCGCTGCTGGCGAAACGCGGAGCCGCCACCGCATGA
- a CDS encoding acetyl-CoA carboxylase biotin carboxylase subunit — MIGKLLIANRGEIACRVIKTARRMGVRTVAVYSEADANARHVRLADEAVCIGPAAARESYLVIDRIIDAARRTGAQAIHPGYGFLSENEDFAERCAAEGIIFVGPPAASIRAMGSKSAAKSLMEKASVPLTPGYHGDNQEPAFLKGQADAIGYPVLIKASAGGGGKGMRLVEKGEDFEAALASCQREAKSSFGDDRVLVERYVTRPRHIEIQVFADTQGNGVYLFERDCSVQRRHQKVLEEAPAPGMSEARRREMGEAAVAAAKAVGYVGAGTVEFIAEQDGRFYFMEMNTRLQVEHPVTEMITGQDLVEWQLRVASGEPLPLRQDQLQIRGHALEARIYAEDANKGFLPSTGKLVHLSPPAESLNVRVDTGVEAGDEITPHYDPMIAKLIVWDENRDGALARMRRALADYRVVGVTTNIDFLSRLVACPAFAGADLDTGLIERSRGFLFPEAVAAPKEVLQVAAVGELLWEQAQAKSAAKQSGDPWSPWHARDGWRLNLQARRTLGFRDGEALAEVQVAYAADHWKLSVPGETVLARGRKLDGDRFAVELDDRRLIASVIAAGSKRHVFLNGQTWIVERDDPLHLVEAGGAQGGGLTAPMPGKVVALLVQPGAKVDKGTPLLILEAMKMEHTITAPKNGVVKAFCYAAGDQVADGAELVEFVGSEEAK, encoded by the coding sequence ATGATCGGCAAGCTTCTGATCGCGAATCGAGGCGAGATCGCCTGCAGGGTCATCAAGACCGCCCGCCGCATGGGCGTGCGCACCGTCGCCGTCTATTCCGAGGCCGACGCCAACGCGCGCCACGTGCGCCTGGCCGACGAGGCCGTGTGCATCGGCCCGGCCGCCGCGCGCGAGTCCTATCTGGTGATCGACCGGATCATCGACGCCGCCAGGCGCACCGGCGCGCAGGCGATCCACCCGGGCTACGGCTTCCTCTCCGAGAACGAGGATTTCGCCGAGCGCTGCGCCGCCGAGGGCATCATCTTCGTCGGCCCGCCGGCCGCATCGATCCGCGCGATGGGCTCGAAGTCGGCGGCCAAGTCACTGATGGAGAAGGCCAGCGTGCCGCTGACCCCGGGCTACCACGGCGACAACCAGGAGCCGGCCTTCCTCAAGGGACAGGCCGACGCGATCGGCTACCCGGTGCTGATCAAGGCCAGCGCCGGCGGCGGCGGCAAGGGCATGCGCCTGGTCGAGAAGGGCGAGGACTTCGAGGCGGCGCTGGCGTCGTGCCAGCGCGAAGCCAAGTCCTCGTTCGGCGACGACCGCGTGCTGGTCGAGCGCTACGTCACCCGGCCGCGCCACATCGAGATCCAGGTCTTCGCCGACACGCAGGGCAACGGCGTCTACCTGTTCGAGCGCGACTGCTCGGTGCAGCGCCGCCACCAGAAGGTGCTGGAAGAGGCGCCGGCGCCCGGCATGAGCGAGGCGCGCCGGCGCGAGATGGGCGAGGCGGCGGTCGCCGCGGCGAAGGCGGTCGGCTACGTCGGCGCCGGCACCGTCGAGTTCATCGCCGAGCAGGATGGCCGCTTCTACTTCATGGAGATGAACACGCGGCTGCAGGTCGAGCACCCGGTGACCGAGATGATCACCGGCCAGGACCTGGTCGAATGGCAACTGCGCGTCGCTTCCGGCGAGCCGCTGCCGCTGCGCCAGGACCAGCTGCAGATCCGCGGCCATGCGCTGGAAGCACGCATCTATGCCGAGGACGCGAACAAGGGCTTCCTGCCGTCGACCGGCAAGCTGGTGCACCTGTCGCCGCCGGCCGAGAGCCTGAACGTGCGCGTCGATACCGGCGTCGAGGCAGGCGACGAGATCACGCCGCACTACGACCCGATGATCGCCAAGCTGATCGTCTGGGACGAGAATCGCGACGGCGCACTGGCGCGCATGCGCCGCGCGCTTGCCGACTACCGCGTCGTCGGCGTCACCACCAACATCGACTTCCTGTCGCGGCTGGTGGCCTGCCCGGCCTTCGCCGGCGCCGACCTCGACACCGGGCTGATCGAACGCAGCCGCGGCTTCCTGTTTCCGGAAGCGGTCGCGGCGCCGAAGGAAGTGCTGCAGGTGGCCGCCGTCGGCGAGCTGCTGTGGGAGCAGGCGCAGGCGAAGAGCGCCGCCAAGCAGAGCGGCGATCCGTGGTCGCCGTGGCACGCGCGCGACGGCTGGCGGCTGAACCTGCAGGCCAGGCGCACGCTCGGTTTCCGCGACGGCGAGGCGCTGGCCGAGGTGCAGGTGGCCTACGCCGCCGACCACTGGAAGCTGTCGGTACCGGGTGAGACCGTGCTGGCGCGCGGCAGGAAGCTGGACGGCGACCGCTTCGCCGTGGAATTGGACGACCGCCGGCTGATCGCCAGCGTCATCGCCGCCGGCAGCAAGCGCCACGTCTTCCTCAACGGCCAGACCTGGATCGTCGAGCGCGACGATCCGCTGCATCTGGTCGAGGCCGGCGGCGCGCAGGGCGGCGGGCTGACCGCGCCGATGCCGGGCAAGGTCGTCGCGCTGCTGGTGCAGCCGGGGGCCAAGGTCGACAAGGGCACGCCGCTCTTGATCCTGGAGGCGATGAAGATGGAGCACACCATCACCGCGCCGAAGAACGGGGTGGTCAAAGCCTTCTGCTACGCGGCCGGCGACCAGGTCGCCGACGGCGCCGAGCTGGTCGAGTTTGTTGGTTCCGAGGAAGCGAAATGA
- a CDS encoding carboxyl transferase domain-containing protein yields MTTLKTQLNPRSADFQANAQAMQAVVDDLRNTVDRIALGGPEAARQKHLARGKLLPRERVAGLLDPGTPFLEISQLAAHGMYGGDVPAASVIAGIGRVNGVECMIVANDATVKGGTYYPLTVKKHLRAQEIALENRLPCIYLVDSGGAFLPMQDEVFPDKEHFGRIFFNQANLSAKGIPQIAVVMGSCTAGGAYVPAMCDESIIVKNQGTIFLGGPPLVKAATGEVVTAEDLGGADVHTRISGVADHLAENDQHALAIARRIVRDLNWQKNPPVSLQQPVEPLYPTEELYGVIPTDTKKPFDVREIIARIVDGSDFDEFKARYGTTLVCGFARIWGYPVGIVANNGILFSESALKGAHFIELCAQRGIPLVFLQNITGFMVGRKYENGGIARDGAKMVTAVATAKVPKFTVIIGGSFGAGNYGMCGRAYSPRFLWMWPNARISVMGGEQAAGVLATVKRDGLEAAGKTWGADEEAAFKAPIREQYETQGHPYYASARLWDDGVIDPADTRRVLALGLSASMNAPAEDTKFGIFRM; encoded by the coding sequence ATGACAACACTGAAAACACAACTCAACCCGCGCAGCGCCGATTTCCAGGCCAACGCGCAGGCCATGCAGGCCGTCGTCGACGACCTGCGCAACACCGTCGACCGGATCGCCCTCGGCGGCCCCGAGGCGGCGCGGCAGAAGCACCTCGCGCGCGGCAAGCTGCTGCCGCGCGAGCGCGTCGCCGGCCTGCTCGACCCGGGCACGCCCTTCCTCGAGATCTCGCAGCTGGCCGCGCACGGCATGTACGGCGGCGACGTGCCGGCGGCCTCGGTGATCGCCGGCATCGGCCGCGTGAACGGCGTCGAGTGCATGATCGTCGCCAACGACGCGACGGTGAAGGGCGGCACCTACTACCCGCTGACCGTGAAGAAGCACCTCAGGGCACAGGAGATCGCGCTCGAGAACCGGCTGCCGTGCATCTACCTGGTCGACTCGGGCGGCGCCTTCCTGCCGATGCAGGACGAGGTCTTCCCGGACAAGGAACACTTCGGCCGCATCTTCTTCAACCAGGCCAACCTGTCGGCGAAGGGCATCCCGCAGATCGCGGTGGTGATGGGTTCGTGCACCGCCGGCGGCGCCTACGTACCGGCGATGTGCGACGAGTCGATCATCGTCAAGAACCAGGGCACCATCTTCCTCGGCGGCCCACCGCTGGTGAAGGCGGCGACCGGCGAAGTGGTGACGGCGGAAGACCTCGGCGGCGCCGACGTGCATACGCGCATCTCCGGCGTCGCCGACCACCTCGCCGAGAACGACCAGCACGCGCTGGCGATCGCCCGCCGCATCGTGCGCGACCTGAACTGGCAGAAGAACCCGCCGGTCTCGCTGCAGCAACCGGTCGAGCCGCTCTACCCGACGGAAGAGCTGTACGGCGTGATCCCGACCGACACCAAGAAGCCCTTCGACGTGCGCGAGATCATCGCCCGCATCGTCGACGGCTCCGACTTCGACGAGTTCAAGGCGCGCTACGGCACGACGCTGGTCTGCGGCTTCGCGCGCATCTGGGGCTACCCGGTCGGCATCGTCGCCAACAACGGCATCCTGTTCTCGGAGAGCGCGCTTAAAGGGGCGCACTTCATCGAGCTGTGCGCGCAGCGCGGCATCCCGCTCGTCTTCCTGCAGAACATCACCGGCTTCATGGTCGGCCGCAAGTACGAGAACGGCGGCATCGCCCGCGACGGCGCCAAGATGGTCACCGCGGTGGCGACGGCGAAGGTGCCGAAGTTCACGGTGATCATCGGCGGCTCCTTCGGCGCCGGCAACTACGGCATGTGCGGCCGCGCCTATTCGCCGCGCTTCCTGTGGATGTGGCCGAACGCGCGCATCTCGGTGATGGGCGGCGAGCAGGCCGCCGGCGTGTTGGCGACGGTCAAGCGCGACGGCCTCGAGGCCGCCGGCAAGACCTGGGGCGCCGACGAGGAAGCCGCCTTCAAGGCGCCGATCCGCGAGCAGTACGAGACGCAGGGCCACCCGTACTACGCCAGCGCCCGCCTGTGGGACGACGGCGTGATCGACCCGGCCGACACCCGTCGCGTGCTCGCCCTCGGGCTTTCCGCTTCGATGAACGCTCCTGCCGAAGACACGAAGTTCGGCATCTTCCGCATGTAA
- a CDS encoding enoyl-CoA hydratase/isomerase family protein gives MTQYTAILTEVDGPLGILTMNKAERHNAFDEVLIAEITAGLKELEADPRVRAVVLSSAGKSFCAGADLNWMKRAAGYSPEENLRDARNLATLLSTLNELSKPTVARVQGPAYGGGVGLVAACDIAVATFEAQFALTEVKLGIIPAVISPYVIAAIGERYARRYMLTAERFSASEAYRIGLVHEIVPDEDGLDEAVGELVDALLKNGPRAQGECKALIRVVSGQPIDEATIEETAQRITRVRASAEGREGLTAFLEKRKPNWLGGN, from the coding sequence ATGACCCAATACACCGCTATCCTGACCGAAGTCGACGGCCCGCTCGGCATCCTGACGATGAACAAGGCGGAGCGGCACAACGCCTTCGACGAAGTGCTGATCGCCGAGATCACCGCCGGCCTCAAGGAACTCGAAGCCGATCCGCGCGTGCGCGCGGTCGTGCTGTCGTCGGCGGGCAAGAGTTTCTGTGCCGGTGCCGACCTCAACTGGATGAAGCGCGCCGCCGGCTACTCGCCGGAAGAGAACCTGCGCGACGCGCGCAACCTGGCCACGCTGCTGTCGACGCTGAACGAACTGTCGAAACCGACCGTCGCCCGCGTGCAGGGGCCGGCCTATGGCGGCGGCGTCGGCCTGGTTGCCGCCTGCGACATCGCGGTCGCTACCTTCGAGGCGCAGTTCGCGCTGACCGAAGTGAAGCTCGGCATCATCCCGGCAGTGATCAGCCCGTACGTCATCGCCGCCATCGGCGAGCGCTATGCACGCCGCTACATGCTCACCGCCGAGCGTTTCTCGGCCTCCGAGGCCTACCGCATCGGCCTGGTGCACGAGATCGTTCCGGACGAGGACGGGCTCGACGAGGCGGTCGGCGAGCTGGTCGACGCGCTGCTGAAGAACGGGCCGCGTGCGCAGGGCGAATGCAAGGCGCTGATCCGCGTCGTCTCCGGCCAGCCGATCGACGAGGCGACGATCGAGGAAACCGCGCAGCGCATCACGCGCGTGCGCGCCAGCGCCGAAGGCAGGGAGGGCCTGACCGCCTTCCTCGAGAAGCGCAAACCGAACTGGCTGGGAGGCAATTGA
- a CDS encoding DMT family transporter, translated as MTATPATYAKLIGAMFMWGGTWIAGRIVAQELPAPMLAAAFRFLIAGMALAGFALLTEGGIPRLSGGREWGVVTGLAATGIFLYALCFFYGLKYIPAGRGALVVALNPVVVALAAWFVGQERMTPVKFAGVAVALAGCLTVIGNGDPLALLSGAIGLGEWLIVGCVLCWTAYTFIGRSATKTLTPLAATLYASLLGALFLGVTALAQGGIELGEWSWRVWASVAFLALGGTALGFTWFADGVRVMGAARASSFINLVPVFAVLQAAVLLGERLALAVLAGGALVIAGVWLTTYYSEKHA; from the coding sequence TTGACCGCCACCCCGGCCACCTACGCGAAGCTGATCGGCGCCATGTTCATGTGGGGCGGAACCTGGATCGCGGGGCGCATCGTCGCGCAGGAACTGCCGGCGCCGATGCTCGCCGCCGCCTTCCGCTTCCTGATCGCCGGCATGGCGCTGGCCGGCTTCGCGCTGCTCACCGAGGGCGGCATCCCGCGCCTGTCGGGCGGCCGCGAATGGGGCGTCGTGACCGGGCTGGCGGCGACCGGCATCTTCCTCTATGCGCTGTGCTTCTTCTACGGGCTGAAGTACATCCCGGCCGGGCGTGGCGCGCTGGTCGTCGCGCTGAATCCGGTGGTCGTCGCGCTCGCCGCCTGGTTCGTCGGCCAGGAGCGGATGACGCCGGTCAAGTTCGCCGGCGTTGCCGTCGCGCTCGCCGGCTGCCTGACCGTGATCGGCAACGGCGACCCGCTGGCGCTGCTGTCGGGTGCGATCGGCCTCGGCGAATGGCTGATCGTCGGCTGCGTGCTGTGCTGGACCGCCTACACCTTCATCGGCCGCAGCGCGACGAAGACGCTGACGCCGCTAGCCGCGACGCTGTACGCCAGCCTGCTCGGTGCCCTCTTCCTCGGCGTCACCGCGCTCGCGCAGGGCGGCATCGAGCTCGGCGAGTGGTCGTGGCGCGTCTGGGCCAGCGTCGCCTTCCTCGCGCTCGGCGGCACCGCGCTCGGCTTCACCTGGTTCGCCGACGGCGTGCGCGTCATGGGCGCCGCGCGCGCCTCGAGCTTCATCAACCTCGTTCCCGTCTTCGCCGTGCTGCAGGCCGCCGTCCTGCTCGGCGAGCGGCTGGCGCTGGCGGTGCTCGCCGGCGGCGCCCTGGTCATCGCCGGCGTCTGGCTGACCACCTATTACTCGGAGAAACACGCATGA
- a CDS encoding 2-hydroxychromene-2-carboxylate isomerase, with translation MSETKAPLEFYFDFSSPYGYLASERIDELAAKYGRKVKWRPVLLGAVFKATGAAPLTTVPLKGEYSKLDFARSARFMGIPYQPPSRFPLPTQVAARAYYWLHDRDCAMARAFAHAVYRALFVDDRDISDLDVVLDLAVDVGADRAALAEAVESPEIKERLKAEVAAAIDRGVFGSPYIVCDGEPFMGADRLPQLEARLAGQEF, from the coding sequence ATGAGCGAAACGAAGGCGCCGCTGGAGTTCTATTTCGATTTCTCGTCGCCCTACGGTTACCTGGCCAGCGAGCGCATCGACGAGCTGGCGGCGAAATACGGGCGCAAGGTGAAGTGGCGCCCGGTGCTGCTCGGCGCCGTCTTCAAGGCGACCGGCGCCGCGCCGCTGACGACGGTGCCGCTGAAGGGCGAGTATTCGAAGCTCGACTTCGCGCGCTCGGCGCGCTTCATGGGCATCCCGTACCAGCCGCCGTCGCGCTTCCCGCTGCCGACGCAGGTCGCCGCGCGTGCCTACTACTGGCTGCACGACCGCGACTGCGCGATGGCGCGCGCCTTCGCACACGCCGTCTACCGCGCGCTGTTCGTCGACGACCGCGACATCTCCGACCTCGACGTCGTCCTCGACCTCGCCGTCGACGTCGGTGCCGACCGCGCGGCGCTGGCCGAGGCGGTCGAGTCGCCGGAAATCAAGGAGCGGCTGAAGGCCGAGGTCGCCGCGGCGATCGACAGGGGCGTGTTCGGCTCGCCGTACATCGTCTGCGACGGCGAACCGTTCATGGGCGCCGACCGTCTGCCGCAGCTCGAAGCGCGTCTGGCCGGCCAGGAGTTCTGA
- a CDS encoding TIGR00730 family Rossman fold protein, with the protein MHDWHPKRICVFCGSAKGKRPEYAETATAMGRLLAERGIGVVYGGGNIGLMGLVADACLQAGGEVTGVIPEALMKKEVGHLELTQLEVVDSMHTRKARMAELSDGFVALPGGFGTFEELCEVLTWGQLGFHEKPVGLVNVANYFGPLIELCDRAVDEGFMRPEHRGLLQDAATPEAVLVAMAGHTPVKLEKWIRELKQL; encoded by the coding sequence ATGCATGACTGGCATCCGAAAAGAATCTGCGTCTTCTGCGGCTCGGCCAAGGGCAAGCGTCCGGAATATGCGGAAACCGCCACGGCCATGGGCCGGCTGCTCGCCGAACGCGGCATCGGCGTCGTCTACGGCGGCGGCAACATCGGCCTGATGGGGCTGGTCGCCGATGCCTGCCTGCAGGCCGGCGGCGAAGTCACCGGCGTGATCCCCGAGGCGCTGATGAAAAAAGAGGTCGGCCACCTCGAGCTGACGCAGCTCGAGGTCGTCGATTCGATGCACACCAGGAAGGCGCGCATGGCCGAGCTGTCCGACGGCTTCGTCGCGCTGCCCGGCGGCTTCGGCACCTTCGAGGAACTGTGCGAAGTGCTGACCTGGGGCCAGCTCGGCTTCCACGAGAAGCCGGTCGGCCTGGTCAACGTCGCCAACTATTTCGGACCGCTGATCGAGCTCTGCGATCGCGCGGTCGACGAGGGCTTCATGCGGCCGGAGCACCGCGGCCTGCTGCAGGACGCGGCGACGCCGGAGGCGGTGCTGGTGGCGATGGCAGGCCACACGCCGGTGAAGCTGGAGAAATGGATTCGCGAACTGAAGCAGTTATGA
- a CDS encoding MBL fold metallo-hydrolase, with the protein MSERIPPPNLPDSLLVLERGWLSSNNVVFFEGEAAALVDSGYVSHAAQTVALLERALAGRRLTHLINTHSHSDHIGGNAAVQTAFGCRITVPAGIAATIADWDEAALLLSPLGQRAARFAHDATYAAGDSFVLGELEWRALAVPGHDMDALALYNPEKRLLISGDALWQDGFGVIFSELLGNPDGLKATRETLEMLARLPIDAVIPGHGAPFADVPEAFERAFMRLAAFEQNIERLARHALKVMLAFFMLEKRQLPRDTLPEFLAGLAFVQNVNIRYLGYDDESLADWLVADLTRAGALREEDGLLLAT; encoded by the coding sequence ATGAGCGAGCGCATCCCGCCCCCGAACCTGCCCGACAGCCTGCTCGTGCTCGAGCGCGGCTGGCTGTCGTCGAACAACGTCGTCTTCTTCGAGGGCGAGGCGGCGGCGCTGGTCGACAGCGGCTACGTCAGCCACGCCGCGCAGACCGTCGCGCTGCTCGAGCGCGCGCTCGCCGGCCGTCGGCTGACGCACCTGATCAACACGCACTCGCACTCCGACCACATCGGCGGCAATGCCGCGGTGCAGACCGCCTTCGGCTGCCGCATCACGGTCCCCGCCGGGATCGCCGCGACCATCGCCGACTGGGACGAGGCGGCGCTGCTGCTGTCGCCGCTCGGCCAGCGCGCGGCGCGCTTCGCGCACGACGCGACCTACGCCGCCGGCGACTCGTTCGTGCTCGGCGAGTTGGAATGGCGGGCGCTCGCCGTCCCCGGCCACGACATGGACGCGCTGGCGCTGTACAACCCGGAGAAGCGCCTGCTGATCTCCGGCGACGCGCTGTGGCAGGACGGCTTCGGCGTCATCTTCTCCGAGCTGCTCGGCAACCCGGACGGTTTGAAGGCGACCCGCGAAACGCTGGAAATGCTGGCGCGGCTGCCGATCGATGCGGTCATCCCCGGCCACGGCGCGCCCTTCGCCGACGTGCCCGAGGCCTTCGAGCGCGCCTTCATGCGGCTTGCGGCCTTCGAGCAGAACATCGAGCGCCTGGCGCGGCACGCGCTGAAGGTGATGCTCGCCTTCTTCATGCTGGAGAAGCGCCAGCTGCCGCGCGACACGCTGCCCGAGTTCCTCGCCGGGCTTGCCTTCGTGCAGAACGTGAACATCCGCTACCTCGGCTACGACGACGAATCGCTCGCCGACTGGCTGGTCGCCGACCTCACCCGTGCCGGCGCGCTGCGCGAAGAGGACGGCCTGCTGCTCGCGACCTGA
- a CDS encoding acyl-CoA dehydrogenase, which translates to MILTQEQEMIRDAMREFAQERLAPFAGEWDRHHTFPAEALKELGALGAMGVVVPEEWDGAGMDYMSLVLMLEEIAAGDGATSTIVSVQNSLACGITMKYGSDAQKEQYLKPLARGDMLGCFCLTEPHTGSDAAAITTRATKDGDHYVLNGVKQFITTGKHAQVAIVFAVTDKAAGKKGISCFLVPTETPGYIVARIEEKMGQKASDTAQIIFENCRIPASCLLGQEGEGYKIALSNLEAGRIGIAAQSVGMARAALEAAVRYAKERVAFGVPLTGHQAVSFRLADMATQVDAARLMVWRAAMLKDAGKPCLKEASMAKMFASEIAEKVCSDAIQIHGGYGYTSDFPVERIYRDVRVSQIYEGANDIQRLVIGRAIVDGQ; encoded by the coding sequence ATGATCCTCACGCAAGAACAGGAAATGATCCGCGACGCGATGCGCGAGTTCGCGCAGGAGCGCCTCGCCCCCTTCGCCGGCGAGTGGGACCGCCACCACACCTTCCCGGCCGAGGCGCTGAAGGAGCTCGGCGCGCTCGGCGCGATGGGCGTCGTCGTGCCCGAGGAATGGGACGGTGCCGGCATGGACTACATGAGCCTGGTGCTGATGCTCGAAGAGATCGCCGCCGGCGACGGCGCGACCTCGACCATCGTCAGCGTGCAGAACTCGCTCGCTTGCGGCATCACGATGAAGTATGGCAGCGACGCGCAGAAGGAGCAGTACCTGAAGCCGCTGGCGCGCGGCGACATGCTCGGCTGCTTCTGCCTGACCGAGCCGCACACCGGCTCGGACGCCGCGGCGATCACGACACGGGCGACGAAGGACGGCGACCACTACGTGCTGAACGGCGTCAAGCAGTTCATCACCACCGGCAAGCACGCGCAGGTGGCGATCGTCTTCGCGGTGACCGACAAGGCCGCCGGCAAGAAGGGCATCTCCTGCTTCCTGGTGCCGACCGAGACCCCCGGCTACATCGTCGCCCGCATCGAGGAGAAGATGGGGCAGAAGGCTTCCGACACTGCGCAGATCATCTTCGAGAACTGCCGCATCCCGGCTTCCTGCCTGCTCGGCCAGGAAGGCGAGGGCTACAAGATCGCGCTCTCCAACCTCGAGGCCGGCCGCATCGGTATCGCCGCGCAGTCGGTCGGCATGGCGCGCGCGGCGCTCGAAGCCGCGGTCAGATACGCGAAGGAGCGCGTCGCCTTCGGCGTGCCGCTGACCGGCCACCAGGCGGTCAGCTTCCGGCTGGCCGACATGGCGACGCAGGTCGACGCCGCCCGGCTGATGGTGTGGCGTGCCGCGATGCTGAAGGACGCCGGCAAGCCCTGCCTGAAGGAGGCGTCGATGGCCAAGATGTTCGCCTCCGAGATCGCCGAGAAGGTCTGCTCCGACGCCATCCAGATCCACGGCGGCTACGGCTACACCAGCGACTTCCCGGTCGAGCGCATCTACCGCGACGTGCGCGTCTCGCAGATCTACGAGGGCGCCAACGACATCCAGCGGCTGGTCATCGGCCGCGCGATCGTGGACGGGCAATAA
- a CDS encoding PaaI family thioesterase, translated as MAAKLRPEASPEDFSRRAEGFLPGWFGLKVTAITPGRLDMEMPIRREMLAPNGFLHAASVIALADTAAGFATIAHLPDGAESFTTIELKTNFFSTQREGTIRCVATAAHAGRNTQVWDAEVFGDGDRRIALFRCTQMVLWPKPQV; from the coding sequence GTGGCCGCGAAGCTCCGCCCCGAGGCCAGTCCCGAGGATTTCTCGCGCCGCGCCGAGGGTTTCCTGCCCGGCTGGTTCGGCCTCAAGGTGACGGCGATCACGCCCGGCCGGCTCGACATGGAAATGCCGATCCGCCGGGAGATGCTGGCGCCGAACGGCTTCCTGCACGCGGCGTCGGTGATCGCGCTGGCCGACACCGCCGCCGGCTTCGCGACCATCGCGCACCTGCCCGACGGCGCCGAGAGCTTCACCACGATCGAGCTGAAGACCAACTTCTTCTCGACGCAGCGCGAGGGTACGATCCGCTGCGTCGCCACCGCCGCGCATGCCGGGCGCAACACGCAGGTCTGGGACGCCGAGGTGTTCGGCGACGGCGACCGGCGCATCGCGCTGTTCCGCTGCACGCAGATGGTGCTGTGGCCGAAACCGCAGGTTTGA
- a CDS encoding DUF1289 domain-containing protein, giving the protein MSEDDPYLCVGVCMPDPDSGYCLGCGRPPLPSPADAVVAEAAPQPLPEPLPASGDPDTPA; this is encoded by the coding sequence ATGAGCGAAGACGATCCCTACCTCTGCGTCGGCGTCTGCATGCCCGATCCCGACTCCGGCTATTGCCTCGGCTGCGGCCGGCCACCGCTGCCGTCGCCGGCCGATGCCGTCGTCGCCGAGGCGGCGCCGCAGCCGCTGCCCGAACCGCTGCCCGCGTCGGGCGACCCGGACACGCCGGCATGA